The sequence CAACGAATCAGCTTCTTCATTTGAAGGTGAGGGACACTGTAGTAACACAGTAGTAGGTGagttcttgttgttgttgttgtgagaCTCGTCGCCGGAGCTGGTTGGGACCACCGGCTTGTGACTTTCCGGCGAGGACTTGGCCGGAGGAGAAGTGAAGTTGGTGAGCGCGTCGGGTCCACGCAGCTGAATAGCCGCGTTGTCGTAAACCATAGCTGCCTCTTCCGCCGTGTCGTACGTGCCTAACCACAGCCGTACACGGCGGAGTGGGTCTCTGATCTCAGCCGCCCATTTTCCCCAAGGCCTTTGCCTCACTCCTCTGAACTTCTTGTCCGTCGTCGTCGTTGTGGTTGTTGGTGGTACCTTCGTTACTCCTCTGACCTTAGAGGCACACTTTTTCCGTGCACTCTTTGTTCTGCCACTACAAGACCGTTTCCTCCAAACGGTGTCGTTTTCGGGTTGAGGAGGAGTCGAACACGACGACTCGATAGTGATCTCGTTAACGAACCTCTTGACTCGCTGGCGTCCTTGGTCTTCGTCGTCACTGGATGAGTCGGTGGCGTTTCCGTCAGTAACGGAAATCCGTACAACTCTGCGTTGTcgttgttgctgctgctgtttCATTAATTCGGTTGAAGAAGAAGTTTCGGAAATTTGAACCGGTTTGAGAAGCTTTGCGATA is a genomic window of Quercus lobata isolate SW786 chromosome 2, ValleyOak3.0 Primary Assembly, whole genome shotgun sequence containing:
- the LOC115975340 gene encoding ethylene-responsive transcription factor CRF2-like, which codes for MSESLTTMNHHYQNHSAQVKYTEHRVNIAKLLKPVQISETSSSTELMKQQQQQRQRRVVRISVTDGNATDSSSDDEDQGRQRVKRFVNEITIESSCSTPPQPENDTVWRKRSCSGRTKSARKKCASKVRGVTKVPPTTTTTTTDKKFRGVRQRPWGKWAAEIRDPLRRVRLWLGTYDTAEEAAMVYDNAAIQLRGPDALTNFTSPPAKSSPESHKPVVPTSSGDESHNNNNKNSPTTVLLQCPSPSNEEADSLMRETRDIGDLREESCVSENFSEFSEHSGFDSLIPDDIFDFRSSVPDLLFDDTSVNDNVFAGEDFGFGESDMFMSSCENFGFGYSRWHADDYFQDIGDIFGSDPLLAL